The DNA region GTGTAGATACAGATTAGGATAGATGATAAGGAAGATTATGAATAAAGAAGAACGCATAAATCAACTTAATGTTTTCAGAGAACTTATCTGTGACTACTCACATAATGGAGAGTATAAAACTCGATCTCAGATTAATAAAATGAAGGCAAGTATTCAACGAGAAATTGTTGAAGCTGGTTGTTTAAAAACCTGAATTCACGGTATGATTTATCACAGAAAATATGAGTCAAAGGAGGAGTTACAACGAGATCTATTTTGGTACATTGAGATTTACTATAATCGGGTTAGAAAACATTCGGCCAATGGGTGGAAGACACCAGAAGAAATGGATCACTTATTTTTAAAGGAAAAAATCTTTCCCCCGCCTTTTTTGGGTGTTGACCGGACTGTATTTTGAAAAAAGAGCCATTCAGCCGGAGGGTATCTCCATGACACAGTCCCATGCTATCTACGTGCGCCCCCTTGTCCCTGCAGAAGATGCGGCAGCCGTAGCCGCTCTGGCCAAACGGGCCTTTCCCCCACGGAATCAGTCTTTGTTGGCATAGATGATGCCGGTGGATATATGGCCGAAGCAGGGGAGCAGGTTGCCGGTGTGTGTCTTATACGGGTGGTTTCCCTTCCTGGAAAAAAGCGGGTGGGCTATGTCTCCTGGCTGATGAGTGATCCGGCATTTCGCGGACAGGGGGTTGCTCAAAGGCTTGTGGATACGGCCACCAACTATCTTGAATCTTTGGGGTGTCATGAAATATGCACCATGGTAGAAGGGTATAATACGGCCTCGTCAAATCGTTTTTTCAGGGTGGGGTATCGCCGGCTAAGCGGCAGCGATCTGCTTCGTGCCTGGGGAGTTATCCATACCCTTGTACTTTGGTGGAAGACGCATTTCTTTTTTGCCCCGGGGCATTTTTTCTGGGTGAAAGGGTGTGTCCCAAAAGAAGCGGGACGGTATGGGGCTGTCCATACGATTTTCTTCCACGGGCTGCTGTGTACAGCCATCGCCCTCTTTCGGGGTGAAATGTTCGGCATGTCCCCGCCAGAGCATGGCTTTGCATGGTTTTTTCCGGCAACCGTCGCCGCAACGCTGCTTTTTTCCCTGCGCCATGGAGTGTTGCGCTATGTGGGAGGGCTGAAGCGGTCCGAATGTGTCTACCGTCCATGGTCGGGAGGAGTGGGTATTACCATCATTACTGCACTTTTGGGCTATGTGTTTCCCCTGCCGGGGGGACTGTATCCGCGCTTGCAGGAGTGGAGCACTGCTCACTATACAGCGCGCTTTGGCCGTGCTGCCATGGTATACACTATGCTGCTTACGGCGCTTCTTTGGTTGAGCTCTTTTTCCATGGTGTCCTTTCCCACAGTATTCTTGCAGCAGACGGCGGGATTTTTCCTCTTTATGGGGATTCCCCTGCTCCTCTTTGATACGGTCTTTGCCTGTGCTCCCTTTGCAGGCTTTACCGCCCGTCGTCTCTACGACTGGCACCGGGGTATCTGGGGCGTTTGTGCCCTGTGCGGTCTTGCAACGTTTTTCTTTCTGTAGAAACCACGCTTGTGCATATACTTTATGGAGTGTAGTGCAGGGGGATGCTCCATGCATGGGTTTTGCCGTGTACGCGGAATATATATACCCCCGGTGAGAGGCCCTCTGCGGGAAGGGACAGAACAGAGGTTTCTTGAGGGACTGTAGCTGTTTTTTCCTGCGAGAGGACAATTCGTCCTGTCGGGGAGATAAGCTGAAACGTAAGCGGTCCATTGTGCGGTGTGGTGAGATGGATGGCGTTATCTTTAAGAAAGATCTGCCGGTCAGCATGGCCACTATGTTTTTTCGCTATGGGAGATAAGTGCCGTGGTATCGGGAAAGACCTCTTCAAAACGGGTGTATCCCCGGGAGGTGGTGTCGGGGGGAACAATACGGAGGCTGTCGCGGAGGACATTTACCCCTGAGGTACTGTCCCAGACATGGTTGTTGGCAAAACGGACGGAGTAACGGTGATCTGTACGGAGGGAGTCATCTGCATCGGGAAGAGCGATTCCCAGGGAGTAGTCTCCTGCGGGAATATCTTCGGGAATGCTGAGATACCAGGTGGTGGTATGGCTTTTTCCCGCCGTCCAGAAACGGGGGTCTTCAAAGAGACGGGCGCGGTATGTCGTGCCCGTGGAATGTTCCTGCAGCACTGCTTCCAGGGGGCGGGGATTATAGAGTTCGCCAAAGCCGGTGTTTGTAAGGGTGGGGGTTACCTGCAGATGGTTTCCTGCGGCAATGTGTGCAGGTATATACGCCTTTTCCAGCACAAATCGATAGCCCAGACGCCGATGTATCTCTTCAAAACAGCCCTCTTCTTCCCAGAGGTCGTGCACATCGCGGTTGTAGTCCCGGTTGAGGTAGTTTACCCGAAGAAGCTCCATTTCCTCCAGGGTGCGTTCGCAGTTGTTATATTCATGGACCTGACAGGTTTCTCCGCCCCATGGAAGGTAGGGAGCTTCATGACCCAGCCAGGCAAGCTCTTTTGTGCGTCCGTGGCGGTGATAGGTGCCCACATCGGTTTCGGAGGAGACAAAGCAGTCGTTGAGATGACCTATGCGGGCAATGGGGAGATCTGAAAAGGCATCTTCTTTTCTAAGCCCCGTTGCGAGGTCGTCAATATCTCCGCCGGTGTGATCCCGTTTATACTGCGGATAGCGCATGAGAAACATCCGGTCTTTGGGTATCGCCTCCATCAGGGCGTTGATAATGGCTTCGCGGTTTTCCGGTTCTGTGAGATCGTGGTGTGAGGCGTGCCATTCACCCCAGGCCCCCACAAAACCCCCGGCCACAACATTCAGGACATCTTTGTTTTTGTGGAAGAGGGGGGTGAGCTGTTCTATATGATGCAGGACAATCTCCAGGGGCGCATCGGGCTCATCCTCTGCGGCGGAGTAGGTGAGACGGAAATTTACCTTCAGGCCGTGGTTACGGGCCTGGTCAAAGAGATTTTGCAGGGTATCCGTGAGGAACTCTTCGGGAAGAGAGCGGTCCCGGTAGTGGGGGACGTATACCCGGCCGTATATGAGGGTTTCTGTACGTT from Chitinivibrio alkaliphilus ACht1 includes:
- a CDS encoding GNAT family N-acetyltransferase, coding for MAEAGEQVAGVCLIRVVSLPGKKRVGYVSWLMSDPAFRGQGVAQRLVDTATNYLESLGCHEICTMVEGYNTASSNRFFRVGYRRLSGSDLLRAWGVIHTLVLWWKTHFFFAPGHFFWVKGCVPKEAGRYGAVHTIFFHGLLCTAIALFRGEMFGMSPPEHGFAWFFPATVAATLLFSLRHGVLRYVGGLKRSECVYRPWSGGVGITIITALLGYVFPLPGGLYPRLQEWSTAHYTARFGRAAMVYTMLLTALLWLSSFSMVSFPTVFLQQTAGFFLFMGIPLLLFDTVFACAPFAGFTARRLYDWHRGIWGVCALCGLATFFFL
- a CDS encoding T9SS type A sorting domain-containing protein, which gives rise to MSSATASVLFPPTPPPGDTPVLKRSFPIPRHLSPIAKKHSGHADRQIFLKDNAIHLTTPHNGPLTFQLISPTGRIVLSQEKTATVPQETSVLSLPAEGLSPGVYIFRVHGKTHAWSIPLHYTP
- a CDS encoding DUF4832 domain-containing protein, translated to MLHPVLFRTTIICLFSAALLHTAPPIYYEKTTEPLPNPERGWHRYRNYDDLWGLGEMRQRTETLIYGRVYVPHYRDRSLPEEFLTDTLQNLFDQARNHGLKVNFRLTYSAAEDEPDAPLEIVLHHIEQLTPLFHKNKDVLNVVAGGFVGAWGEWHASHHDLTEPENREAIINALMEAIPKDRMFLMRYPQYKRDHTGGDIDDLATGLRKEDAFSDLPIARIGHLNDCFVSSETDVGTYHRHGRTKELAWLGHEAPYLPWGGETCQVHEYNNCERTLEEMELLRVNYLNRDYNRDVHDLWEEEGCFEEIHRRLGYRFVLEKAYIPAHIAAGNHLQVTPTLTNTGFGELYNPRPLEAVLQEHSTGTTYRARLFEDPRFWTAGKSHTTTWYLSIPEDIPAGDYSLGIALPDADDSLRTDHRYSVRFANNHVWDSTSGVNVLRDSLRIVPPDTTSRGYTRFEEVFPDTTALISHSEKT